The nucleotide sequence TTTTAAATTAAAGTAGAAAATATTTTTTCTGTAAAAAACAAATTTAATTGTTCACCAACTCCATCAAAAAATCGGGTACAGCAATGGGGCGTTTTGTCTGCATGTCCACAAAGACCAAAACAGTGTGGGCAGTTGTTAATAAGTCATGGTTTTGATTGTAAATCTCATAGGTAAATTCAATCTTCACGCCACCAATAAACACCATCTTGGTAACCACAGTTAAATCATCATCGTAAAAGGCAGGTTTTTTA is from Paenimyroides aestuarii and encodes:
- a CDS encoding acyl-CoA thioesterase gives rise to the protein MQEHKISIRVRYAETDQMGVVYHGNYAQYFEMGRVEWLRNKGISYKELEKSGVMLPVVSLSMNYKKPAFYDDDLTVVTKMVFIGGVKIEFTYEIYNQNHDLLTTAHTVLVFVDMQTKRPIAVPDFLMELVNN